Part of the Virgibacillus necropolis genome, TCTTTGGTCTGGAAAGTTTCTACTGTCAATACTGGCCCAAATACTTCTTCTTGGACAATACGCATATCGTTTGTACAGTTTGTAAATATGGTAGGTAAATAGAAAAAGCCGTTTTGCAATTCAGGATCATCAGGGCGCTTTCCGCCAACAGCTAGTTTGGCTCCTTCTTTTTGACCTATTTCCACATAGTTTTCAACTTTCGCACGGTGTTCGGCAGAAATCATTGGGCCGCTTTGTGTGTTTTCATCAAAACCATTGCCTAATTTAATTTGTTTCGTTCGCTCAATGAGCACTTCAACAAATTCATCATGGATGCTTTCTTCAATTAAAAGCCTGGAACCCGCAGAGCAAACTTGTCCTGCGTGGAAAAATACAGCATTTAATGCTTGATCAACTGCTGTTTCAAAGTCAGCATCGGCAAAAACGATATTCGGATTCTTTCCACCGAGCTCAAGTGCGATTTTTTTCACATTATGACTGGCTGCCTGCATGACTTTTTTTCCGGTTTCAATACCACCGGTGAATGAAATTAAATCAACGTCATCATTAACAGATAGTTCCGCACCAACAGATGCACCGGAACCAAGAACTAAGTTGGCTACACCTTTTGGTATGCCAGCCTCTTCTATTAGTTTAAAAACTTTAACTGTTGTTAACGGTGTGATCTCACTCGGTTTCATAACAATGGTATTACCTGCTGCCAAAGCCGGTGCAATCTTCCATGCGGCTTGCAGTAAAGGATAATTCCATGGTGTGATTTGACCACAGACACCGACAGGCTCGCGAACAACTTTACTTTCACTGTTTGGTATTGGTGATTCGATGACTTCACCGCCATTTTTATCTGCTAAACCACCGAAATAAAGAAAAACGTTAGCGATGTCGGCCATATCTGCACGGCTTTCTTCCACTGTTTTACCTGTATCCAACGTCTCGAGTTCAGCCAGTTCTTGCAAGTCCCGACGGATCAATGTACCGATTCTGTAAACGAACTCACCTCGTTCACTGGCAGGTAATGTGCTAAAGCTTCCTTCATCAAATGCCACCCTTGCTGCTTGAATGGCTGCTCGAGAATCTTCTTCATTTCCTTCTGCAGCACATGCAATGACGTCTTGATTATAAGGGTTAATGATATCCCGTGTTTCTCCGGATTTGGCGTTCACCCACTCACCATTTATATACATTCTTTGTAAGCCCAAATCATCACTCCTTTACAAATATTATATCGTTAAATTTATTAAATAAAAATTAAACATTGTTAATACAATTATCCTAACAGTACTTTTATTTACTTGTCAAACGTTGAAACAAGACGAACTTTGGATTTGACAAAACGAAATATTCCGTTAACCTATTACGTAGAGTAAAAAACATTTAAAAAATATTAAATGTATTTATTTTATTTAATAAAGGGGGCGAAGTTATCTACTAGCACTCTTGGCAAAAGTGTGTGTTTTTCTTAATAGATATCTGCCAAAATATAAATCAGAAAGGTGTTTGACAATCAATGAGTTTTCGCAGAATGACTCAATTAACTTTATTTACTATCATACTTTTCGTACTAGCAGCTTGTAGTTCAACTAGTGGAGGTGACGAGTCAGGTAGTACAACTGGCGAATCGAATGAAAGCAAAGGGACAATCTCGATTGGACAGATTAATTGGCCTGAAAATATTGCAGTCACAAATTTGTGGAAGGCTATTCTGGAGGATGAAGGTTATGACGTGGAGTTAGAACTTCTTGGAATGGGTCCTCAGATGGCCGCTTTAGCTTCAGGAGAATTAGATGTGGCACCGGAAATTTGGTTGCCGGTGCAGGATAAGAGTTACTATGAGAAGTATAAAGACCAAGCTAATTTTTTCGAAGACCCTTGGTATGAAAATGGGAAAGTTGGACTGGCCGTTCCAACGTATATGGAAGATGTAAACAGTATTAAAGATTTAAATGAATACAAGGATAAATTCGGTGGCGAAATAATAGGTTTTGAGTCTGGGGCAGGAACAATGCTGGTAGCGCAAGAAGTAATTAAGGAATACGGTCTTGATTATGAATTGGTAGCGAGCAGTACGGCAGCAATGATTTCATCCATTAAGAATGCAGTTGAAGAAAAAGAACCTATCGTTGCACCGCTATGGAAACCGCATTATGTGTTTTCTGAAGTGGACTTAAAGTTCTTGGAAGATCCGAAAAAAACCTTTGGTGAAGTAGAAAAAATTTATATGGCAACCCGTGAAGGGTTTGACTCAGACTATGGAAAAGTGAGTAAATGGTTGAAAAACTTTAAATTGAACGACAAGCAACTTGGTGAATTAATGATTAATATTAAAGAAAATGAAGATAATCCTATTAAAGGTGCACAAAAATGGATAGAAGAAAATCAGGATTTAGTTGAAAAATGGATGAAGTAAACGTGAGGAAAGAGACGATACTCGATAAGAGAATCGTCTTTTTTTCATGGCAGCTAAGAAAGTATAAATCCTTTCTTACTGCATAAGTGCAACTAAGGCTTTCGCCATGAAAGCTTGGCGATAAGCCAAGTTTTCTAAAAGAATGAAACTATTTTGTCATGTATTTTATCAGAAAGGTTATTGCTGAATTAAAGTTGCATCTTAGTACTATTAATTATAAAATAAAAGAAACATTTAATATATTATTAATCAATTTAACAGCAGAAATGCTCTTATTCTCCACAAAAAAGAGGTGCCACAATGGAAGGGAATCGGAATAAGTTTAATAATGAAAAAGCCCAAGAAAAAGTCGATCAAGCTGAAAGTATGATGGTTAATACGATTTCAGAAACAATGGACCTTTATGGTGTTACCCCTTCAGTGGGACGTCTGTACGGAACAATGTATTTTAAACATCAACCTATTACTCTGGATGAAATGAAAGAAGCACTCGGTATGAGTAAACCAAGCATGAGTACATCTGTTAGGAAACTTCAAGAAATCAATATCGTTCAAAAGGTATGGCAGAAAGGTTCGAGAAAAGATACATTCATGGCTGAAAAGAATTTCTTCAATTATTTCTCTCAATTTTATGGTATGAAATGGGAACGCGAAGTGAGTATGTTTCTGGTTAGTATTAAAAAGGCTCAAGAACAACTCAATGAGGTAATTGAAAATAGCGAAACAGATGAAACATTACGAGAAAGAGCTAAGTTGGATTATCAACAACTCGATGATGCCATGATCTATTATCATTGGTTGGATAAGCTTACCAAACTTACTAAATCTGGTGAAATATATGATTATATACCGTTAGAAGATGCAAGTGAAAGGGATTAGTTATAATAAAGATATCGATTTGGCCTCAGAAATTAACTGGTAGGTATGTAAAATATAAGGTCATGCACTTCCTGAGAGTACAAAATGGAAAAAAGTACGCTCCCAACGTTCAATTCCAATTAGTTTTTATAATCAACGTTGAATCTTGAAGAATATTTCGGCTGTGATTATATTATCAACATAGTTGAAAGGGTCAGTCCCTCATTGTGCTAATGTGCTAGCGCGGTGGGGAACTGACCCTTTTATTCTAGAGTAATTTAAACAAACAGGAAATGCCCAAAAGATTATAGAGCACCCTAATATTTACTTTTATTTGTTTTTATCTTTGCTAGTACCATCAGCTAACTGCTCAAGAGATTTAACTTTTCCGTGTGGGTTTTGTGATTGTTTTCTGCCCTGCCATTCCCGTTCTTGTTGTCGTTTTGATTTAGACATATATAATATTACTCCTTTTCAAAGTGTCAATAATCAGTTTACCCTATCAATTATTTTGTGTTTTAGATGCTCTTTCTTTTTTTGCTTTATTTTTGTGTGCCTGATTTGTAGCTGCACTGCCTAATTCTTTAGAGAACTCCGAATCCGTTTTACTGGAATCAAATCCTTTTTTATTCTTTTGTTGTGGGTCATTTTTCTTTGTTCGTTTCGCCATTATTTTCCCTCCCTTTTTGAATTAGTATGGGAAAGGAGGCATGAAATATTCGTACTAAATGATCAGGTTGATTACGAACAGCTTCTTGCTGAGAAACACACATTTTTTATTTACTAACCCTGGATGAAAATTTACTAACATTAACTAACTCAAAATCCTGTTCGCTAATCATGTAGTTATTAAGAAATCTCAAATCAATTCCCGTTATTTGATGCAAAAAGGGAACTTCCACCATCCAATCATTTTCAATCATCTGGCGAATATCAATCATTCCTTTTTTTGCAACTAAGTCAATAATCGATTTTACTTTTTGTGGTTTTTGTATAAGTAGTGTTTCATCTAAAGGCTCTTTTTTTAGATAACCCTTTCGATGTAGTGATGCATAAAAATTACGATGACTTTTGGCATCCAATATACCTAAATTAGCCGCTCGATATCCTAATACTTGTAGGGATGTTTTCCATTTCTTTTTTAAATCTATATATGCGTCAGGATTTTCCGCATGAGTAATGGTTCGCATTTCATTTAGAAAGGGTTCCTCAGGTAAAAGGAATGCACCCGCAAACTGATTGGCTTCATTTTCAATAGCTTTATGTTCTTTACGGTTTAAATTAGTGAATTCAACCTTATAGTGAAGTAGTAAGTGGGCAAGTTCATGTGCTATATCGAAATTTCTGCGAACTGCTGAACGTTTTAAATTACCTAAAATGATAAAAGGGCGATCTTGATTAGTCCATAAACTATATGCATCAATTTCTTCACCAATAGCTTTTTCAAAAATAAACACACCACTTTTTTCAACTAGAAACATTAGATTATCATTTGTATCATCGCGAAGTCCTAGCTCGTTACGTGCTAGGTTGGCTACTTCGGATATTTGTACTGTCCTGTCCTCACTAGAAGAATTTAAGTAATCAATTACTTTGTTTCTCAATTGAATAATCTTTTGTGTAGGGTGAGTTAATTTGGCAGTTAGATAGTTAACAAAGCTATCTAAAAACTCAATATGTTTAGCTTCGGCTTGTGTTTTTGAAATTACATTCATTACTTTTGAACGATATGCAATGTTCATGACTGGTATATTTTCTGGTTTAAAGTACCGATCAAGAACATCTTTTTTATAAAAATATTTGCTTTTCACATGGAAAATTGATTTTAAATCATTAACAATCTGCATTTTAGGTGACGTATAATTATTCTCGTATTGCCAAACCGCCTGTTCTGTTACATTTAATAAAACAGAGAGCTGTTTTCGTGAATGTCCATGCATAATACGGAGATTAGTTAAGTTTTCACCAATAAACATAACGCTCCCCCCTCATCTAGTTAATAAAAGAACTAATTATTTTCCTCATCTTCATCCTCAAAGATTCCTATATCGAATGCCGCAGGATCGATTATATCATTTTCTTGTTCAGGTGCAATTACTTCTCTTTCTTCATCAGTTAATTCAGAGCCAGAAATGTACCTTGAAAGATCCTCTATCTTATACGCTATATTATCTTCTGGATTAGGGACAAGATTAGAAAAGAATATTTGTAAGATATTAAGTACCACTGAGATTCGAGATATTTTAAAAAATATTATTAAGATCCTTATTATATGATGGATGTAGTAAAATACCTAATAAAAACAAAATTGGGACAACATTAGGAAATAACAAACGAGGTAGAACCATAAGTTGGTTTTACCTCGTTTGTGTATATAACTATTATTCATCAGATGAAAGTATTCTTCCTATATATTCTTTCCTAGCCGATATAATCTTCTTTTGGAATATCCTTGTTTTCTTTTTTAATATAATATTTTCCTTTTGTGGTAACAGCTATAATAAGGGTGAGTACAGAAGCAAGTATAGCTGC contains:
- the betB gene encoding betaine-aldehyde dehydrogenase, producing the protein MYINGEWVNAKSGETRDIINPYNQDVIACAAEGNEEDSRAAIQAARVAFDEGSFSTLPASERGEFVYRIGTLIRRDLQELAELETLDTGKTVEESRADMADIANVFLYFGGLADKNGGEVIESPIPNSESKVVREPVGVCGQITPWNYPLLQAAWKIAPALAAGNTIVMKPSEITPLTTVKVFKLIEEAGIPKGVANLVLGSGASVGAELSVNDDVDLISFTGGIETGKKVMQAASHNVKKIALELGGKNPNIVFADADFETAVDQALNAVFFHAGQVCSAGSRLLIEESIHDEFVEVLIERTKQIKLGNGFDENTQSGPMISAEHRAKVENYVEIGQKEGAKLAVGGKRPDDPELQNGFFYLPTIFTNCTNDMRIVQEEVFGPVLTVETFQTKEEAVKLANDTIYGLAGAVWTQDLNKAEFVAARLRMGTVWINDFHPYFAQAPWGGYKQSGIGRELGPEGIDEYTEVKHIYRNTQPKPVNWFK
- a CDS encoding glycine betaine ABC transporter substrate-binding protein; this encodes MTQLTLFTIILFVLAACSSTSGGDESGSTTGESNESKGTISIGQINWPENIAVTNLWKAILEDEGYDVELELLGMGPQMAALASGELDVAPEIWLPVQDKSYYEKYKDQANFFEDPWYENGKVGLAVPTYMEDVNSIKDLNEYKDKFGGEIIGFESGAGTMLVAQEVIKEYGLDYELVASSTAAMISSIKNAVEEKEPIVAPLWKPHYVFSEVDLKFLEDPKKTFGEVEKIYMATREGFDSDYGKVSKWLKNFKLNDKQLGELMINIKENEDNPIKGAQKWIEENQDLVEKWMK
- a CDS encoding DUF6254 family protein encodes the protein MSKSKRQQEREWQGRKQSQNPHGKVKSLEQLADGTSKDKNK
- a CDS encoding spr1629 family repressor/antitoxin; this translates as MFIGENLTNLRIMHGHSRKQLSVLLNVTEQAVWQYENNYTSPKMQIVNDLKSIFHVKSKYFYKKDVLDRYFKPENIPVMNIAYRSKVMNVISKTQAEAKHIEFLDSFVNYLTAKLTHPTQKIIQLRNKVIDYLNSSSEDRTVQISEVANLARNELGLRDDTNDNLMFLVEKSGVFIFEKAIGEEIDAYSLWTNQDRPFIILGNLKRSAVRRNFDIAHELAHLLLHYKVEFTNLNRKEHKAIENEANQFAGAFLLPEEPFLNEMRTITHAENPDAYIDLKKKWKTSLQVLGYRAANLGILDAKSHRNFYASLHRKGYLKKEPLDETLLIQKPQKVKSIIDLVAKKGMIDIRQMIENDWMVEVPFLHQITGIDLRFLNNYMISEQDFELVNVSKFSSRVSK
- the cudC gene encoding choline uptake/conversion transcriptional regulator CudC — its product is MEGNRNKFNNEKAQEKVDQAESMMVNTISETMDLYGVTPSVGRLYGTMYFKHQPITLDEMKEALGMSKPSMSTSVRKLQEINIVQKVWQKGSRKDTFMAEKNFFNYFSQFYGMKWEREVSMFLVSIKKAQEQLNEVIENSETDETLRERAKLDYQQLDDAMIYYHWLDKLTKLTKSGEIYDYIPLEDASERD